TTTATCGAAACAAAAGATATAGGAGGTACGGCTGGAAATGATACTTTTAAAGTACTAGGTAGATATGACAATAGTGATATTAGAGGATGTAACCTAATGGTACAATAAAGTGAAAAGATTCACGTATTGGTTTTAGGCAATAGTTTACTTGAATATCAATACAATCATATTCAAACTGGAATTTTATTTGCATATTTACAGTAGAGCATTCAACAATCTAAAATTTCCTCTCATGAAATTTAAAGCACTTATTTTTATGCTATTCATTGCTGGTGTAATGTCATCATGCAAAACTTATAAAACGTGTCCTACTTATGCTAAAAATAGCACTCAGAATACTGAATTAACTGCAAGAAGGTAGTTATTATTTTTTCTTCTGCTTCACAGTTAGGATTTACGTCTTTTCTCACCTTGGGGAAAGGCTTTTTTTTTCTGAAATAAAACCTTAGTATCTAAGCAGTCACCTTATATATAGGGGCACAGCTATCCTATTAAGTATTTTCCAGCTTTTTTTGGAAGACATATTTCAGTCAGGTCTACCATAAGGAAGAAGAGTATGTGGTATGTTCTTCATATAATTTTTTCTACGTGCTCGTTTTGTCGGCAACAATCCTTTGTGCATACCACCTAGACCAGTTTTTATGACAGCTTCTCCAGAACCAGTAAAAGCTCGGCCTTATCTCTTCTGTTCTACTTTTAGTACATCATAGGCTTGTGGAATAGCAACTAAATTTGTGACATAATTTAAGCGGCCACCTTCTGACTGTTTCTATTTAATAATTGTAGGTGTCAGATACCCAATAGCAGAATGCAGTCTTTTAGTATTGTACCAATTTTCAATATAATGGTAGACCTTTAGGTATCCATTTACGAACTGTGCGGTCAGGGACTTGATAATCGGATGCTACCAGTTTGACGGATTGACCTGATTCCACCAATCCTACTATCATTTCCTTGAATTCTTTCTCGTATTTTATGCTCATAATCCTGCAAAGTTAATCAGGGGATGGCCTCTATCCTAAGTCACAACAAAAGTAGACACTCCAGTTTTTAAGTCGGTGCCAAAATGTATAATCGTGGCCACCACTGTCGATTTGTGAACGTCTAGTCCACATCCGTGTTGTATAAGTAACGGATGTTTTACCGTGGTTTTCTTCATACCTTGATAACAAGGATACGGTAAAATTAAACCCGGATAGAATAACAAAGGGGGACGAAAATTTCATCCCCCTTTGTGATAATCGCTCAGCGATTATCATGTGTGTTTTTATGTCATCCAATTTGAATAGAATACAAAAAAGCCTTGCGACATATTGATATGTGCAAGGCTTTGTGCTTGTATAAGACTGGCAGTGACCTACTCTCCCGGGTGTTATCCCAGTACCATCGGCGCTGCGGGGCTTAACTGCTCTGTTCGGAATGGGAAGAGGTGTTCACCCGCGCTCTCACCGCCATGAAGGCTTTTGAAAGGCTTTCTGTTTCTTTGATTTTTATAGTACCATACTGCCTGGAGGCCTGCCCGCCTTGCGGGCAGAAGAAAAGCGAAGGAAAGTCACGGGGGATTAGTACTGCTCGGCCCGGGTCTCTCAACCCTTTCACCTGCAGCCTATCGACGTTGTCATCTACAACACCCCTTTAAGGGAAGCCTCATCTCGGAGCGGGTTTCGCGCTTAGATGCTTTCAGCGCTTATCCCATCCGAACATAGCTACCCGGCAATGCTCCTGGCGGAACAACCGGTGCACCAGAGGTTCGTCCAACTCGGTCCTCTCGTACTAAAGTCAGAACTCCTCAGGCTTCCTACGCCCACAACAGATAGAGACCGAACTGTCTCACGACGTTCTGAACCCAGCTCGCGTGCCACTTTAATGGGCGAACAGCCCAACCCTTGGGACCTTCTCCAGCCCCAGGACGTGACGAGCCGACATCGAGGTGCCAAACCTCCCCGTCGATGTGAGCTCTTGGGGGAGATCAGCCTGTTATCCCCAGAGTACCTTTTATCCTTTGAGCGATGGCCCTTCCATGCGGAACCACCGGATCACTATGTCCTAGTTTCCTACCTGCTCGGCTTGTCAGCCTCACAGTCAAGCCCCCTTGTGCCATTGCGCTCTCTGCACGGTTGCCGACCGTACGGAGGGGACCTTTGAAAGCCTCCGTTACTCTTTTGGAGGCGACCACCCCAGTCAAACTACCCGCCAAGCAATGTCCCCCGTTAAGGGTTAGACACCAGGCAAGCAAAGGGCGGTATTTCAAGGGCGACTCCCCGGATCCTGGCGAACCCGGTTCACAGTCTCCCGCCTATCCTACACATCACTTACCCAGAGCCAATGCTAAGCTGCAGTAAAGGTTCATGGGGTCTTTTCGTCCCGTTGCGGGTACGCGGCATCTTCACCGCGACTACAATTTCACCGAGCTCATGGCCGAGACAGTGCCCAGATCGTTACACCATTCGTGCAGGTCGGAACTTACCCGACAAGGAATTTCGCTACCTTAGGACCGTTATAGTTACGGCCGCCGTTTACCGGGGCTTCGGTTCAACGCTTCGCTTACGCTAACGTCCCCCCTTAACCTTCCGGCACCGGGCAGGTGTCAGGCCTTATACATCGTCTTTCAACTTCGCAAAGCCATGTGTTTTTGTTAAACAGTCGCCTGGGCCTTTTCACTGCGGCCTCTCCCGAAGGAGGAGGCGTCCTTTCTCCCGAAGTTACAGGACCATTTTGCCTAGTTCCTTAGCCATGAATCACTCGAGCGCCTTAGTATGCTCAACCCAACCACCTGTGTCGGTTTGCGGTACGGGCCGCATGGCTTGCTTTTCTTGGAAGCGTGCTCCCCCTGCTATCTGCGCCCCCGAGGGTTTGCAGTACTGTCGGACGAGTCCTTCAACGCAGTATTCCGTCACTGCGCGAGGAGTCACACACTCCGTCACTTTCGTTGCCATGCGGGTGCGGGAATATTTGCCCGCTTGCCATCGGCATCGCCCTTCGGCTTAGCCTTAGGTCCCGACTGACCCCGGGCCGATTAGCGTTGCCCGGGAAACCTTGGTCTTTCGGCGAGAGGGGTTCCCACCCTCTTTATCGTTACTTATGCCTACATTTGCTTTTCTACGCGCTCCACCACACATCACCATGCGGCTTCGATGCCCGTAGAATGCTCCCCTACCACTATTACTAGTCCGCGGCTTCGGTACTGTGTTTAATGCCCGATTATTATCGATGCGCTGTCACTCGACCAGTGAGCTGTTACGCACTCTTTAAATGAATGGCTGCTTCCAAGCCAACATCCTGGCTGTCTCCGCGACTGCACTTCCTTTGTTCAACTTAACACAGATTTGGGGACCTTAGCCGGCGGTCTGGGTTCTTTCCCTCTCGGACTGGGACCTTAGCACCCCAGCCCTCACTGCAGGGCTTAATCTTGCGGCATTCGGAGTTCGTCTGGATTCGGTAGGCGGTGAAGCCCCCTAGTCCAATCGGTAGCTCTACCTCCGCAAGAAAACACCCCACGCTGCCCCTAAAGGCATTTCGGGGAGTACGAGCTATTTCCGAGTTTGATTGGCCTTTCACCCCTACCCACAGCTCATCCAAAGACTTTTCAACGTCAACTGGTTCGGGCCTCCAACGGGTGTTACCCCGTCTTCACCCTGGCCATGGGTAGATCACACGGTTTCGCGTCTGCCCCCACCAACTATGGCGCCCTATTCAGACTCGCTTTCGCTGCGGCTCCGTCCCTTGAAGAACTTAACCTTGCTGGTGAGGTGCAACTCGTAGGCTCATTATGCAAAAGGCACGCCGTCACCCAACTGATGGGCTCCGACCGCTTGTAGGCGTACAGTTTCAGGATCTGTTTCACCCCGTTATTCACGGTGCTTTTCACCTTTCCCTCACGGTACTTGTTCGCTATCGGTCTTCCAGGAGTATTTAGCCTTGGCAGATGGTGCTGCCTGCTTCAGAGGGAGTTTCACCGGCTCCCCCCTACTCAGGGTACTTGCCTGATCAACACATTACCTGTACGGGACTCTCACCCTCTGCGGCGGCGCTTTCCAGCGCCTTCCAGTTCCGTGTCTTCACATTATGCAAGCCCTACAACCCCGACAGTGCCGTAACACCGACGGTTTGGGCTTCTCCGCGTTCGCTCGCCACTACTTGCGGAATCACTCTTGTTTTCTCTTCCTGCGGGTACTTAGATGTTTCAGTTCCCCGCGTTGGCTCTAAAACCATGCCTTCAGCATGGTGGGTTGTCCCATTCGGATACCTTCGGATCAAGGGTCATGTGCACCTCCCCGAAGTTTTTCGCAGCTTGTCGCGTCCTTCATAGCCTCTGGAAGCCCAGGCATCCACTGTACGCCCTTTATTACTTTCTCTTGCTTTTCTTCTTGCCGCCTGCCGTCAATACCGAACAATCAGCATCAACTGCGGCAGGCAGGCCTCGTTGCTTTTTAATTTGGCAGTATGTCAAAGAACCTTTCCCTTGTAGAACGTATCCCCTTTAAATCAAGGGGATACACAAGGAGTGAGTGGGCACGGCTGGACTCGAACCAGCGACCTCTACATTATCAGTGTAGCGCTCTAACCACCTGAGCTACGCGCCCTCACTTTTGTGAGATTAGATTTGGACAGTGTTCACGCCGTACAACCAACGGCACAGGCGCCTTCCCCTACAACTACAGGGACGGTCTCCAGAAAGGAGGTGTTCCAGCCGCACCTTCCGGTACGGCTACCTTGTTACGACTTAGCCCCAGTCGCTGGTTTTGCCCTTGAGAGCTCCTGTTACGGCCACCCTCTTCAGGCCCACCCAACTCCCATGGCTTGACGGGCGGTGTGTACAAGGTCCGGGAACGTATTCACCGCGTCATTGCTGATACGCGATTACTAGCGATTCCAGCTTCACGCAGCCGAGTTGCAGGCTGCGATCCGAACTGAGATAGGGTTTTTGGGATTCGCTTCATGTCGCCATGTCGCTGCCCTCTGTCCCTACCATTGTAGCACGTGTGTAGCCCTGGGCGTAAGGGCCATGATGACCTGACGTCGTCCCCGCCTTCCTCTCTGCTTGCGCAGGCAGTTCCTCCAGAGTCCCCGGCTTTACCCGATGGTAACTGAAGGTAGGGGTTGCGCTCGTTGCGGGACTTAACCCAACACCTCACGGCACGAGCTGACGACGGCCATGCAGCACCTTCCCATCCGTCCGAAGAAAGATCTATCTCTAGACCTGTCGAATGGGATTCGAGCCCAGGTAAGGTTCCTCGCGTATCATCGAATTAAACCACATGCTCCACCGCTTGTGCGGACCCCCGTCAATTCCTTTGAGTTTCACTGTTGCCAGCGTACTCCCCAGGTGGAAGACTTATCACTTTCGCTTGGGCACCCACCCCGAAGGGCAGACACCTAGTCTTCATCGTTTACGGCGCGGACTACCAGGGTATCTAATCCTGTTCGCTCCCCGCGCTTTCGTACCTGAGCGTCAGTTACCGGCCAGTAGGCTGCCTTCGCTTTCGGTGTTCCTCCCCATATCTGTGCATTTCACCGCTACATGGGGAATTCCGCCTACCTCTCCGGTACTCAAGTCTGCCAGTATCAATGGCACTTTCACAGTTGAGCTGTGAACTTTCACCACTGACTTAACAGACCGCCTGCGTACCCTTTAAACCCAATAATTCCGGACAACGCTTGCACCCTCCGTATTACCGCGGCTGCTGGCACGGAGTTAGCCGGTGCTTATTCACAGGGTACCGTCAGAGCAGGGCGCACCCCACTTGTTCTTCCCCTATAAAAGAGCTTTACGACCCGAGGGCCTTCTTCGCTCACGCGGCATGGCTGGGTCAGGCTTGCGCCCATTGCCCAATATTCCCTACTGCTGCCTCCCGTAGGAGTCTGGTCCGTGTCTCAGTACCAGTGTGGGGGATCATCCTCTCAGAACCCCTACTGATCGTGGCCTTGGTGGGCCGTTACCCCGCCAACTAGCTAATCAGACGCATGCCCATCCGCTGCCGGATCGCTCCTTTAACTGTTCACCCATGCAGGCAAACAGTGCTACGGGGCATTAATCCGGATTTCTCCGGGCTATTCCCCTGCAGCGGGCAGGTTGCATACGCGTTACGCACCCGTGCGCCGGTCTCAGGCTCCCCGAAGGAAACCCTACCCCGCGACTTGCATGTATTAGGCCTGCCGCTAGCGTTCATCCTGAGCCAGGATCAAACTCTCCATTGTAAGAGATTGTTGACTTGGGCTGCCCCCTGAAAGGAACAGCTCCAATTGTCGTCGTGTTTTCTGACCTGTCTCCTGCTTTTCAATTGTTGGAATTGACGCTTGTGCTTGTCTTGTCGTACTTGTTTTGCGTGATCGAGATAAAACCCTAAAGCTTTATCTCTTACCACTGTCCTAAATCCTCTCAAAGAACTTTTCAAAATCCAACTTCTTGGACTTTTCCGTGGATCCTTCCGGAACCTTTTCGCTTGAAGCGGCTGCAAAGGTAAGAAAACCTTTTTTGTTTGCAAGCACTTTTCGCTACTTTTTTTGTTTTATTTCCCCTTCTCGTATGAAGGAAAAAATTGGGAATGGTTTTACGCTTTTTCGCTAAAGGAAAACCATTCCCTTGGTATAAGACTGGCAGTGACCTACTCTCCCGGGTGTTATCCCAGTACCATCGGCGCTGCGGGGCTTAACTGCTCTGTTCGGAATGGGAAGAGGTGTTCACCCGCGCTCTCACCGCCATGAAGGCTTTTGAAAGGCTTTCTGTTTCTTTGATTTTTATAGTACCATACTGC
This portion of the Limibacter armeniacum genome encodes:
- a CDS encoding transposase — protein: MSIKYEKEFKEMIVGLVESGQSVKLVASDYQVPDRTVRKWIPKGLPLY